One window from the genome of Dermacentor silvarum isolate Dsil-2018 chromosome 7, BIME_Dsil_1.4, whole genome shotgun sequence encodes:
- the LOC125946885 gene encoding uncharacterized protein LOC125946885: MLATCMEPVSVAPRDKRSLVLRRMNFAADLGAIANPLLMLLLLAWIHLSPATGLNTLDPNSAEAYDMAEYAEITMGRDGDVVNRVVKVRLVFWNEVHNGKAYTLGYLTKPTACTYPVHVRIERCLMDDTPPDRDCLAVVTKPYEDDVWTVDHYECGPPYRRDKY, from the exons ATGCTGGCCACATGTATGGAACCTGTCAGTGTGGCACCACGGGATAAACGTTCTCTGG TTCTCAGAAGAATGAATTTCGCTGCTGACCTTGGAGCAATTGCAAACCCATTGCTCATGCTCTTACTTCTGGCATGGATCCACTTGAGCCCAGCGACGGGTCTCAATACACTAGACCCCAACAGCGCTGAAGCCTACGATATGGCAGAGTACGCTGAAATAACGATGGGACGGGATGGCGACGTTGTCAACCGAGTAGTCAAAGTTCGACTAGTATTCTGGAAT GAAGTGCACAATGGGAAGGCTTACACATTGGGGTACCTGACGAAGCCGACGGCCTGCACTTATCCCGTGCATGTGCGGATCGAGAGGTGTCTAATGGATGACACGCCG CCCGACAGAGATTGCTTAGCTGTCGTAACGAAGCCTTACGAAGACGATGTATGGACTGTAGACCACTACGAGTGTGGTCCTCCCTATCGTAGAGACAAATATTAA